Within the Dermacentor silvarum isolate Dsil-2018 chromosome 8, BIME_Dsil_1.4, whole genome shotgun sequence genome, the region CATATTCGTAATATTTCCAGCTAAAGCAATACATGTCATGTCATGCAATTCATTATTGTCATCTCGTTTATGACATTCAAGTTATGATATGCCTGTCATGTCATCCATGCCATTTCATGATTGTCATTCATGTCACTTCCATTTCTGACAAGTTATGTATCAGGATATCAATGACATAAATGGCATGATGTGCATATCCTGACGGGATTGTCATGAATGGCATAAATGACATGAGGTGATGGAGTCGTTGCCACATTTTTACCCGGATGTATCACAACATGTGTGACAAGgtgtggaggttaacaaagaagctcaagaacaatttaaggaccgcgcaaagagtgatggaacaaaaaatgttaggcctaacgttaagagaaaggaagagagcggtgtggatcagagagaaaacagggatagccgatattctggctgacattaagagaaagaaatggagctgggcaggccacgtaatgcataggatggataaccggtggaccattagagttacagaatgtataccaagagaagggaagcgcagccgaggatgGCAGTatactaggtggggtgacgaagttaggaaattagtaGGCGCAAtttggcatcagctagcgcaagacaggagtaattggaggtcgcagggagaggccttcgtcctgcagttgacataaatatgggctgacaatgatgatgatgtgtgacGAAACATGAgtgcatgacatgacaagaatgaCGTGCACATGCATGTTCTGTCATTATTGTCATGGCATGACTTAATGACATGTAATGAAATTCAAGGCATTCATGTCATAAGACACAGTGATATATGTGATGACATTTATGTTATGCCATTCATGTTAGCTCATGCACACGTCACTCATATCGAGATATATATCGAGTTAAGAAAACGACCACAACGCCATCATGTTCATaaaatttatgtcatgacatacgaGCATGTGATGTCTATGATGTCATGACAGGCGCATGCCTGTCTTGTCAATCGTGATGACGCATATTACATATGTCATGGAATCCGTGTCATTCATCCCATCACATACATGTTAATAATGTCATGGCATTTGTCATGTCTTATCCATGTCAGGACATGCATGTATACTATTGATATCTTGATGTACCTGTATATCGAGAAACAAATACGCCGACATCCTGTCATTCATACCATTTATGTCGTGACATATGTGCcatgtcgaggacggcagaaaactaggtgaggtggtGAAATTAGGGAATTTGAAGGTGGAAATCGGAAttagctagtgcaagacaggggtaattggaggtcgcagggagagaccttcatcctgcagtcgacaaaaaaataggctgatgaccgTGATGATATATGCCATGACAAATATGTAATACCACTGATGTCATGGCATGTCATTCATGTTAAGTATGCATACATAACATGCCCCCCAAGCCGATTCTACTATAGGTAAACCCAGTTAAAAAAACTACCACGACGGCCTCACGACGTAGGAGGCTTGATAGATAGATATGCAGATAGATATAATCAAAGTGTCTTCAGGtagcaaatcatcatcatcatcatcatcatcatcatcatcatcatcatcatcatcatcatcatatatttatgtccactgcaggacgaagcctctccctgcgctcttcaattacccgtgtctttcgctaactgattccaagttgcgcaaGTTGGCAAAGAATGCTTCCCATTAAAGAAACACTTCTCAAGCATGACGACTCTGATGGTCTCCCGAAGCTCGCCAGAACCTAGTGCTCGAAGTTGGGCGCAGTTTGACATCATCTAGTCGATTCAGTGGCTGTGTAGCCAGGGGCGCATTTCCAATATCTTATCAATCGGAGTGGCTACCGAAAAAAATATGCCATGGTATTCGGCAGGTTCCTTATCACTCGTGCAAACAGTTCTTGTTACCATACTTCGCATCAGGTACCAAATGCCTTCTGTTCTGGTGTGGCTGCGTCGGCATGGTTACTAAAACTGGTCATCTCTTCCGTGAAGACAGCGATGCGCTTGCTCGGCACTTGTACTTGGGCGCCCACTAAAACATCGGCCCTTCATCTCCTGGTGACGTTCGTGAAGGTCTTGAGGAAGCTGCTGCGAAACAGGTCTCCTAACATTAGGGTGGAGTCTCGTTTTTCAAAACACGTCTGAGCGGCGTCCTCCAAGGAGAAATGGCTGTGTTGCGACTTGTATTCGGAGTTCCAGTTGTTGAACAAAGTGGCGACTATTTCAGAAGTCTCCAGCCAGCTGTTGGCGTGGCCAGACACTGACACGCGGAAAATTAGCGAGTTCAAGGGTCGCTGGAATTAAATGGTCGCAGGTGACCCTGGAGACGTCATCGTGGCCTGCAGACGCTGTCTTAGTTTTCCTGATCGTGTCTGTCATGCGTCCATACTCTGGGAGTGATCTTTGCAGCCGGAAATTTCCTCGCTGGGTTGTGTAGATGATGTTGTTCTAATGGCCCAGGTTATGCTGACAGCTTTCCGGGCTGTAACATGAACGGAGAAGCACCTGCAGCAGATGCAACGGTGCAGCGATGGTAAAGAAGCAGTAACGCAGGAACACTAGTTGAAAGAATAAAGAGTGGAAGTCATTATTGGGCGAAGTTTAGCGCAGAAAGGAAGCAACACTAAAACGCCAGTGAAAAAAAAGTTATCggatttttacgtgccaaaaccacgatctgattatgaggcatgccgtagtgggggacccggacatttggaccacctggggttctttaacgtgcacctaaatctaagtacactggtgttttcgcatttcgctcccatcgaaatgcggccgccgtgcccgggattcgatcccgcgacctcgtgctcatgcAACaacccaacatcatagccactgagcaaccacgacgggtttAAAACGCCAGTGATTGTGCTAAGCACTGTCGGCGACCGTCGAAGCAACTAAAATGACTCTCCGCCGGTCCGCATCTACGTATGACGCAGAAGGTTATTGACAACTCTCTTAATGTGCGATGAAGGCGCTATAAGCGTCGTGTTGCACAGACATTCTAATAAGGCTATAACATTGCAAGTTTGAGAATAGTTTAGGCAACGTGAGCACTCGTTCTTTGAACCAGAAAGTGATAAGACTGCACTTCATCGGCGATTAAAACAATAAGACAAAGTAAAAACATAACGCGGCAGTGGCAGGATATGGGCATTTTTGTATTATGCCACTGCGGAAATACAATGACACTACTTTGTGCACCGAAGCAAAATGCTAACGTCAGAACCAACTAAGGAACAGGCACAATGAAGAAAAACGTCGAGAACGCCAAGACGAAAAGTCTTGATTAGTACCGTATCGATTAGTACCGTACCGTATTGATTAGTACCGTATCTTTGTTCTCTTCTGGTGAACTCTGCTGCCATCAAATGGGAAAGGAAGCATGCATGAACTTATTGAAGGAAGCAGCTGCAAGCAGGAGAAATTACGTATGGTTGGCTCACATATACATGTGCGTGCATTTAGATTATAGTCAGCCCGGAAACGGCCCATTTACTCAACCGTAAGATGAAACTTCCTATACGGTAGTGGCGAGCGTGAAGGACGCCAAAACGTGCTGTGCGTCAGATTCAGTGTTGGATGACTTCTCCCGGCTACAACTGTGATCGGACAATGTGTGCTTTCTTCGACGGGTTTGGCGAGCGATTAATCACCAAAAGTGCCAAAATGAGCATGCATGCAAACCTGATCATGCACTCGGTGTACATTGTATTCCTGACGACAGCATACTGCGTAGAAATATTGTCGATAGCATATAAGGTTGCAGAACAAAAAAAGCTCGGCCGCTTTCTATGAGAACAGTACCATCTCCAACATGTCAAGAGACAGTGACCCATTCTTGTGAGAATAAGAAATATTACTTTGCTTTTTTGGAATGTAGGCAGTCACAGCAAAGGCTACTTGaaacaataaaaaatgaaaaaaggaaaaaaaagaaagttgtcaCCTACCTACTGTTAACGTAAGAGGCGATAGTCCCCGCAGTACTATATAAGAACCGACGCTGCAATCCACAATTCGCACTTGTGCAGGTCTTCGAGCAACAGCCACTCAGCACAACACAGCAGCCATGAAAGCCTTCGTTGCCATTGCTCTCCTATCCGCTGGTGAGTCTTATAGCAACAGCTTAAGACGCTTGTTGCATGATATACGAGGGTTGAGTGCTTCACGAGCAGTTACCAGTAAAGCAAATGCGTAGGTTGAAGTCAAGGAGTCGGCTTTTAATGTTGCTCtagctttctttcgttcgtttaaCCTGCAGGTCGTTCTCTGTAAACTCATTTACAGTGGTCACTTTAAATGTGTGCCCTTCTGTAAATTTCGCGTCTTTATTTGCAAAACGAATTGCTTCGTAGACTAGACGATTAGAGATTTCTTACGCCACGAGGATAGCATGTTACAAGAACGCTTGAAAGCTTTTACCTTTAAGGTTTAGGTTGTGGTGAATTAGAGGCAAAATGTGTCAGTGACGCTCGAGATTTGTGTGTTCTGTACGATTACCTTTGTTCACATTTTAAACTAGAGAGAGAGGGGGCAGGCAGGGAGCTAGTTTAAGCAGATGCGAGTTTTCCGTTTACTACTTTGTACTGGTGTAGGGGAAGTATAAAGTTGGAAAGAGGGCAGGAAGAATAATGTTTTGTTAAGCGATGACATTGCATGCTTCTGAAGGAGGTGGATGGCTTGTACGAAAGTACACTCTTGCGGAATGTGGTTTGCGAGCGGAAGCCTAATTTCAAAGCTGTGCTCAGTATTTTGAGACTGGAATCTCGGCATTGTCCTTCATGGTATAAATTGCCGCAATGAAGTTGCTTGCACTTATCGTCTAATGTGCTGCTTAATCCTTGTTACCTGATCAATGATGTACTTAAAATTGCTGCCTGTGTCATTTGCGTGAACGAATAAGTGGTTTTTCATAACTGTGAGACCACAGTCCAGGCTGATTTGGATAAGCGCAATAAGCACCAAAAAACTtgggaggacacttaagcttcgcctttaagagtagaatgcgactagcgttatcgggacccgttcgcatcgcatcgttcgcatacggcaagcaggcttcattcactgcaaactgaatgtgggaaagccagcttacaaagaacaagcttacaccgatcttccttaaagtcggcttcacttttaaactgaaatgcattgctagaaagacgtttttccaggggcaatataagtggtcttatactaaaatgtgaaggccctagcacattctttattattttattaattgtttgctattgccccgacgcacgcaggtctggtagaaatgtttgagtttactcgtagcaaaattaggttttctcgtacattcaaattacaattcaacgccgattggtaaacaatccgatggcgaatctgacgccgaatggtaaagtcgtactttaccattttttctgacggatttcactgtaagaaattcaattttggttcacaaaaaccttgcaccacgtggaggacctgcgcggtcgatgtggttggatgattttctccgccacccgcgatcacacgccggttgccgatgccggattttctgcgacacggggccgtaaacgctatcgcgttaaaacctaATGTTTTGGTTAAGCGCACGTAACAGTGTTATTAGTGCACAAAATACGGGTCACACGTATCTTGTATATAAAAAACCTGCATATAGGatgccccagctaacgttagccgaaCTGTTAAGCGAAAAGAAAAAGatctacaaaaaaagaaaagaaaaagaaaacacgataCAAGATATGATTTTGAGACCTGCGGTGCTCGGTAGGCGGATCTTTGATGAACGAAGACCGTATATCTTAATAGTTGTAACTTGCACCGCATtttcaaatcttttttttttccattgagcagcttggctaacgttagctgggacacatggtTTAAACGGTACAGTAAACAGAAAGTTATTTCAGCTTTATTATTGAATTACAGGTAAGAGTGTTTTAAGGTAAGAGAGTAAGAGAGGCGCATACTCATTCTGGGGGATGGCAGCAGAATGGGCACATACCCAATAGCACACACTCCGTGGCCTAAGAGTCGAGTAGCCGAAACATAAGAAATATAAGAAAAGCAATCAAGCCGTTATGACGCAGAGTCCATGAAGCGTGCAGTACGCTTCGGAGGGATACCACAAAGCCGACATTATATGGGCAGGTCTTTTGTTATTATTTGATTGATAACGCAGCAGATGGGTACGCTTACTTACCATATTTTATCGGTGAAGATTTCGGGCTATACAGCTTATACATTTCTCATGTAGCGTATGTAGTACTAGAAGTTATTTCCTTTCCTGTGAGACACAGCGTAAGAGTGCACCTGCAAAATTCTCCGTGGGGCAGCTTCGCGGCAGAGACATCACAGTCGTTAACGTTCCTTTACTTCTGCGTGTTCTAACGTAGGTACACATAAATTGTTAGTGTCACCGCAAATGCATCCTCCTTTTCGCAGATCGTTGTGAGCCGCTTGTGTAGCAATGTTCGTCGACACACTTGTCTTTACACCACCATTGTGGACGCGAATAATTACTGACATTTTTTTCCCCACaatttcagcctcactggcttaTGCTGGACCCCGACCCGCTTCGAAGACCGATGCTGTTGGCAGCTGGCGGTCTTGGTGGAAGTGTGGCTGGTGTGGGTGGACCTGGCAGTGCCTCCGGGGCACTTCCCGGACTAGGCTCAGGAAATGGACCTAACGCTGCCGGCCCTGTTGGATTTGGCAGCGGCGCCTCAGGGTTCCCCGCCGTGCCCTCATTCGGAGCAGGGTTCTCAGGATCTTCGGCTAGCTTCCCTAGCGCACTTCCCGGAAATTTTGGTCCTTCCTCTTCTGGTAGTTCTGGATCTGTTGGATCTGGCACTGGATTTGTGGGACGACCTAGCTCATCATTCTCTTTTGGCGGTTTCCCGAGCGGAGGCTTCTATGGTCCGTCAGGCCCTGCAGGTCACGGTTTTGTCAGTGGACCTGGTTTTGCCCCTGGTTATTACGGAAATGGCGGCTTCGATGGTCTCTACGGTAACGGCTTTGGTGATGCAGGTTATTACGTTCCATCATTCACCGGCTATGGCCCCAGCTTTGGACCCGCCTATGGTTTCGGCTTTGGCCCCGTTTACGGTTTCGGTTCCGGCACTGGTTCCAGCTCTGGTTTTGGCCCCGGTTCCAGTTCTAGTTCCAGCTCTGGTTCAGGCTCTGGCTCTGGCTCCGGCTCTGGTTCCAGCTCTGGTTTCGGCCCTGGTTCCAGCTTTGGTTCCGGCTTTGGCTCTGGCTTTGGTGGTAACGGAGGCAACTTCGGCAATGGCTTCGGATTTTACGGCCCCTCGTTCAGTTTCGGTTTCCCAGCCGGTGGTTCATTCGGTGGCCAGCCAGGCTTTGGAGTCGTCTCCGGCAGCAGCCTTGGTAGGCCCGGATCCTCTCAATCGCCTGTACGAGGAAGTGCAAGCTCTAGCGCAAGAAGCTCCaggtaagtcttttttttttatggcgtcCCCCTCGTAACGGTCTGTTCATAAGATTCAAATTTTCATTCCTCAACAAACTAAAATATTCTCTCCTGTAATGACGCATGCACGTCTTACTGTCCCAAGCCCTCCTTTTCGCAGACAAATGACAAACGTTTTGGTAAATTTTCGGCTTGGCACCCTACTATTTTCTTTGGAAGTTTTATATAATCACTGCAGC harbors:
- the LOC119460743 gene encoding uncharacterized protein LOC119460743 isoform X3, which encodes MLDPDPLRRPMLLAAGGLGGSVAGVGGPGSASGALPGLGSGNGPNAAGPVGFGSGASGFPAVPSFGAGFSGSSASFPSALPGNFGPSSSGSSGSVGSGTGFVGRPSSSFSFGGFPSGGFYGPSGPAGHGFVSGPGFAPGYYGNGGFDGLYGNGFGDAGYYVPSFTGYGPSFGPAYGFGFGPVYGFGSGTGSSSGFGPGSGSGSGSGSSSGFGPGSSFGSGFGSGFGGNGGNFGNGFGFYGPSFSFGFPAGGSFGGQPGFGVVSGSSLGRPGSSQSPVRGSASSSARSSSSSSPSSSQ
- the LOC119460743 gene encoding uncharacterized protein LOC119460743 isoform X2, whose translation is MLDPDPLRRPMLLAAGGLGGSVAGVGGPGSASGALPGLGSGNGPNAAGPVGFGSGASGFPAVPSFGAGFSGSSASFPSALPGNFGPSSSGSSGSVGSGTGFVGRPSSSFSFGGFPSGGFYGPSGPAGHGFVSGPGFAPGYYGNGGFDGLYGNGFGDAGYYVPSFTGYGPSFGPAYGFGFGPVYGFGSGTGSSSGFGPGSSSSSSSGSGSGSGSGSGSSSGFGPGSSFGSGFGSGFGGNGGNFGNGFGFYGPSFSFGFPAGGSFGGQPGFGVVSGSSLGRPGSSQSPVRGSASSSARSSSSSSPSSSQ